A section of the Camelus ferus isolate YT-003-E chromosome 33, BCGSAC_Cfer_1.0, whole genome shotgun sequence genome encodes:
- the PATE3 gene encoding prostate and testis expressed protein 3 — MDKHLLLLLSVFCCTVAAAPLKCVTCHLRTEMDRCRRGFGICVAKKYETCLLLKILQGKLEDQGRRCEIPRKFLGEYFNSFLPQTKASARKEAKCRVSLGISRRGLGKMRQEEEASVRRAGGCQGA, encoded by the exons ATGGACAAACACCTCTTGTTGCTCCTATCTGTCTTCTGCTGCACTGTGG CAGCGGCACCCCTGAAATGCGTAACGTGCCACCTCCGCACGGAGATGGATCGCTGTAGAAGAGGCTTTGGAATCTGTGTTGCCAAGAAGTATGAGACCTGCTTGCTCTTAAAGATCCTCCAGGGTAAGTTGGAGGATCAGGGGAGGCGCTGTGAGATTCCTAGAAAGTTCTTGGGAGAGTACTTCAACAGTTTTCTACCCCAGACTAAGGCCAGTGCAAGAAAGGAAGCCAAGTGCCGGGTGTCCCTGGGCATCAGCAGAAGGGGACTTGGGAAGATGAGACAGGAGGAAGAAGCATCTGTACGGAGAGCTGGAGGGTGCCAGGGAGCTTAA
- the PUS3 gene encoding tRNA pseudouridine(38/39) synthase, producing the protein MAENDADRIQTEKLLKRVQELEQEVQRLKKEQANKDSNIRENSSGAGKAKRAFDFSAHGRRHVALKIAYLGWGYQGFASQENTNNTIEEKLFEALTKTRLVENRQTSNYHRCGRTDKGVSAFGQVISLDLRSHFPKGRDSEDFNFKDEVNDVAKEIRYTHILNRVLPPDIRVLAWAPVEPSFSARFNCLERTYRYFFPRADLDIVTMNYAAQKYVGTHDFRNLCKMDVANGVINFQRSILSAQVQLVDQSLAEERCQEPFQLCQFEVTGQAFLYHQVRCMMAVLFLIGQGMEQPEVIDELLNIEKNPQKPQYSMAVEFPLVLFDCKFENIKWIYDCEVQKFNVTHLQQLWANHAVKTQMLFSMLQGLDSVAVPCGSGPKMDGVIEWRSVKPSVIKQTSAFVEGVKMRTYKPLMDRPKCQGLESRIEHFVRRGRIEHPHLFHEEETKAKRDCSDTLEEENTILEKPTKRVCVETEIESIT; encoded by the exons ATGGCGGAAAATGACGCAGACAGAATCCAGACTGAGAAACTCCTAAAAAGAGTACAAGAACTGGAGCAGGAGGTacaaagacttaaaaaagaaCAGGCCAACAAGGACTCAAACATTAGAGAAAATTCTTCAGGAGCTGGAAAAGCTAAGCGCGCATTTGATTTCAGTGCTCACGGTCGAAGACACGTAGCCCTAAAGATAGCCTATCTGGGCTGGGGCTATCAGGGCTTTGCCAGCcaggaaaacacaaacaacaCAATTGAAGAGAAACTGTTTGAAGCTCTAACCAAGACTCGACTAGTAGAAAACAGACAGACATCCAACTATCACCGGTGTGGGCGAACAGACAAAGGAGTTAGTGCCTTCGGACAG GTGATCTCTCTTGACCTTCGTTCTCACTTTCCAAAGGGCAGAGATTCAGAGgactttaattttaaagatgaagtcaATGATGTGGCTAAAGAGATCCGTTATACCCACATCCTCAATCGGGTGCTCCCTCCAGACATCCGTGTCCTGGCCTGGGCTCCCGTAGAGCCCAGCTTCAGTGCTCGGTTCAACTGTCTTGAGCGGACTTACCGCTATTTTTTCCCTCGTGCTGATTTAGACATTGTAACCATGAACTATGCAGCCCAGAAGTATGTTGGCACGCACGATTTTAGGAACTTATGTAAAATGGATGTAGCCAATGGGGTGATTAACTTTCAGAGGTCTATTCTGTCTGCTCAAGTACAGCTAGTGGACCAAAGTCTGGCTGAGGAGAGGTGCCAAGAACCCTTCCAGTTATGTCAGTTTGAAGTGACTGGCCAGGCGTTCCTTTACCACCAAGTCCGCTGTATGATGGCTGTCCTTTTTCTGATTGGCCAAGGAATGGAGCAGCCAGAGGTTATTGACGAACTGCTGAACATAGAGAAGAATCCTCAGAAACCTCAATAcag TATGGCTGTAGAATTTCCTCTAGTCTTGTTTGACTGTaagtttgaaaatattaagtggaTCTATGATTGTGAAGTTCAGAAGTTCAATGTTACCCACCTTCAGCAACTATGGGCTAATCATGCTGTGAAAACTCAGATGCTGTTCAGCATGCTGCAAGGACTAGACTCTGTCGCAGTACCCTGCGGGTCAG GACCAAAGATGGATGGAGTGATAGAGTGGAGAAGTGTTAAGCCCTCTGTCATCAAGCAGACCAGTGCCTTTGTAGAAGGCGTGAAAATGCGCACATATAAACCCCTAATGGATCGTCCTAAATGCCAAGGATTAGAATCCCGGATCGAGCATTTTGTACGGAGGGGACGCATCGAGCATCCACATTTATTCcatgaggaagaaacaaaagccaaaagggACTGTAGTGACACACTAGAGGAAGAAAATACTATTTTGGAGAAACCAACAAAGAGAGTATGTGTTGAAACAGAAATTGAAAGCATCACCTAA
- the HYLS1 gene encoding hydrolethalus syndrome protein 1 — protein sequence MDELVGPDGQKWANMDPEERMLAAARAFTQICAEQGEGDVRREAQSIQYDPYSKASVAPGKRPALPVQLHYPHVESNAPSETVSEGSQRLRKPVMKRKVLRRKPGGEVLVTDESIISESESGAESDMDVWDLRQRLMNLQFQEDRGSPADSSQKFNLPHEYQGMSQDQLFCYLQREEMGPPAYEQDLIVASRPKSFILPRLDHLSRNRSKVDRVARYFEYKRDWDSMRLPGEDPRKELRWGVREQMLCRAEPQSKPQHIYVPNNYLVPTEKKRSALRWGVRCDLANGVMPRKLPFPLSPS from the coding sequence ATGGATGAACTCGTGGGACCTGATGGGCAAAAATGGGCCAATATGGATCCAGAAGAACGAATGTTAGCAGCTGCTAGAGCTTTTACCCAGATCTGTGCAGAGCAGGGTGAGGGAGACGTCAGGAGAGAAGCCCAGTCCATCCAGTATGATCCCTACAGTAAAGCCTCAGTAGCCCCAGGAAAGCGACCTGCCCTTCCTGTCCAACTGCATTACCCACATGTAGAAAGTAACGCCCCTTCGGAAACGGTCTCAGAGGGCTCCCAGAGGCTCCGGAAGCCGGTGATGAAGAGAAAGGTGCTGCGTAGGAAACCAGGTGGAGAAGTATTAGTGACAGATGAGTCGATTATCAGTGAATCAGAGTCTGGTGCAGAAAGTGACATGGATGTCTGGGACTTACGACAAAGGCTGATGAATCTGCAGTTCCAGGAAGACAGGGGATCTCCAGCTGATAGTTCACAAAAATTTAATCTCCCACATGAATACCAAGGAATGTCTCAGGATCAGCTTTTTTGCTACctacaaagagaagaaatgggCCCTCCAGCTTATGAACAAGACCTGATTGTTGCCAGCCGACCCAAGTCCTTTATTCTCCCAAGGCTGGACCACTTAAGCCGAAACCGGAGCAAAGTAGACCGGGTAGCCCGATATTTTGAATATAAACGAGACTGGGACTCGATGCGGTTACCTGGTGAAGATCCTAGGAAGGAATTGCGCTGGGGTGTCCGAGAGCAGATGCTTTGTCGGGCAGAACCTCAATCCAAGCCTCAGCACATATATGTTCCAAACAATTACCTAGTACCAACCGAGAAAAAGCGATCTGCCCTTCGTTGGGGTGTTCGCTGTGATCTTGCAAATGGCGTAATGCCCCGGaagcttcccttccctctttctccttcttag
- the PATE2 gene encoding prostate and testis expressed protein 2, producing MVAPFLLYVAFLVCMSKGPSEMCYKCKQYHLGTCYDTMKSCFLKYHQSCAVENVYVLTRKGRSMYFYSKLSCMTNCKDINFLSFDRRTELICCKHKNYCNLPEGV from the exons ATGGTTGCTCCGTTTCTGCTGTACGTCGCCTTTCTGGTCTGCATGAGTAAGG GGCCTTCAGAGATGTGTTATAAATGTAAACAATATCATCTTGGGACGTGCTACGACACCATGAAGTCCTGCTTCCTGAAGTACCATCAGTCCTGTGCGGTTGAGAACGTTTATGTACTTACAAGAAAAG GGCGgagtatgtatttttattcaaaactGTCATGTATGACCAACTGTAAGGACATCAACTTCTTAAGTTTTGATAGGAGAACAGAGCTTATCTGTTGCAAACATAAAAACTATTGCAACCTCCCTGAGGGAGTCTAG